One genomic segment of Panicum virgatum strain AP13 chromosome 2N, P.virgatum_v5, whole genome shotgun sequence includes these proteins:
- the LOC120661138 gene encoding uncharacterized protein LOC120661138 — translation MSTAVAEVRPAYGFPGSGKRSAGEQAAVLAAGKRRSDGFFIEEDEAEEVLTDTSSIGAPSPSGSSIGENSSSEAGEEDGEEEVESKLKEGDALGCLDALEDSLPIKKGLSSFYSGKSKSFTSLAEATSTVAAAKELAKPENPFNKRRRILANWSRRASCSSLATATYLPPLLAPDHAVAEGDEGEEDDSDDEEEECNQLPHRGKNVRNALALPLPPPRLLGVGMQRRNGLGSFRSPRSFSLSDLQNSRTDGSN, via the exons AtgtcgacggcggtggcggaggtgcggCCGGCCTACGGGTTCCCCGGATCCGGGAAGAGGAGCGCCGGCGAGCAGGCGGCCGTGCTGGCGGCCGGGAAGAGGAGGAGCGACGGGTTCTTCATagaggaggacgaggcggaGGAGGTGCTGACCGATACCTCGTCGATCggggcgccgtcgccgtcgggctCCTCGATTGGGGAGAACTCCTCGTCGGAGGCCGGCGAAGAGGATGGAGAGGAGGAGGTTGAAAGCAAGCTCAAGGAGGGTGATGCGCTCGGCTGCTTGGACGCCCTCGAGGACTCCTTGCCCATCAA GAAGGGTCTCTCTAGCTTCTACTCCGGCAAGTCTAAGTCGTTCACCAGCCTCGCCGAGGCCAcgtcgacggtggcggcggccaaggAGCTGGCCAAGCCAGAGAACCCCTTCAACAAGCGCCGCCGCATCCTGGCCAACTGGTCCCGGCGAGCCTCCTGCAGCTCGCTCGCCACGGCCACCTACCTGCCCCCTCTCCTGGCCCCGGAccacgccgtcgccgagggGGACGAGGGCGAAGAGGACGactccgacgacgaggaggaggaatgCAACCAGCTGCCGCACCGCGGCAAGAACGTCCGGAACGCGCTGGCATTGCCGTTGCCTCCCCCTAGGCTCCTCGGTGTTGGCATGCAGAGGAGGAATGGCCTTGGGAGCTTCAGATCTCCAAGGTCCTTCTCACTGTCCGATCTGCAAAATAGCAGGACTGATGGTAGTAATTAG